In uncultured Desulfobacter sp., one DNA window encodes the following:
- a CDS encoding methyltransferase domain-containing protein yields MNYIEIDWNTAWAEETELWNQSAGKPCQGFWEDKKSAEIFAKKDIQQHKKRLEKTLSLLELTPDMRVLDVGAGPGNLAVPMAQKTAWVTTVEPSLGMNAVLDDQIAENRITNITTIRSTWEELDITRLAPPYDLVVASLSLGMSDLKGAVEKMNQVCTGQVALFWHAGIPQWEDMPRALWPDIFAKPYHGGPKSDIIFQLLYQMGIYPEVTVFPNDFCEIFESMDSAVSFYARRFQILSPEHRPIVEAYLKEHCKKDDRGLVHEFSHMIMKLSWRPGDFGCSCTQGEKR; encoded by the coding sequence ATGAACTATATAGAGATTGACTGGAACACGGCATGGGCCGAGGAAACCGAACTGTGGAATCAATCCGCAGGCAAACCGTGCCAAGGATTCTGGGAGGATAAAAAATCCGCCGAAATATTTGCCAAAAAAGATATCCAACAGCATAAAAAACGTTTGGAAAAAACGCTGTCCTTATTGGAACTGACTCCGGACATGCGAGTGCTGGACGTTGGAGCCGGCCCCGGAAACCTGGCCGTTCCCATGGCTCAAAAAACGGCATGGGTTACCACGGTGGAGCCTTCGCTCGGCATGAATGCAGTGCTGGACGACCAGATCGCAGAAAACCGGATAACAAACATCACCACTATCCGGAGCACGTGGGAAGAGCTGGACATCACGCGGTTGGCCCCACCTTACGATCTTGTGGTGGCCTCCCTCTCCTTGGGCATGTCTGACCTTAAAGGCGCCGTTGAAAAAATGAATCAGGTGTGTACAGGCCAGGTGGCCCTGTTCTGGCACGCCGGGATTCCTCAGTGGGAAGATATGCCAAGGGCGCTGTGGCCGGACATCTTTGCAAAGCCTTACCATGGCGGTCCCAAGTCAGATATTATTTTTCAACTGTTGTACCAAATGGGTATCTACCCGGAAGTAACGGTCTTTCCAAACGATTTCTGCGAAATATTTGAATCCATGGATTCAGCCGTCTCCTTTTATGCCAGGCGCTTCCAAATCCTGTCACCGGAACACCGGCCCATTGTGGAAGCGTATTTAAAGGAACACTGCAAAAAAGACGATCGGGGGCTGGTCCATGAATTCAGTCATATGATCATGAAATTATCCTGGCGGCCCGGTGATTTTGGCTGTTCCTGCACCCAGGGAGAGAAGAGATGA
- a CDS encoding ABC transporter ATP-binding protein yields the protein MLKVNKISFSYGKHRVLKDISFQIKTGELCALFGPNGTGKTTLFKCCLKFLNPDSGTVRINGKDIRRLPPKQMARLVAYVPQAHHCAFSFTAGQIVLMGRTPHLNRFFTPGARDRKLADHAMQVLDISHLADTAFNRLSGGQQQMVLIARAIAQQTGLIFLDEPAAALDFKNQIRLWQTLQHIAEQGTAILACTHDPNHVSWFCHSTVVLDKSQLVAKGAPGQVMTQEMMDRIYGDTCQVKDFNGLKIMVPGTVDSQTTNVVAFPGNRKGIHRK from the coding sequence ATGCTAAAAGTCAATAAAATTTCATTTTCATACGGCAAACACCGTGTACTCAAAGATATCAGTTTCCAAATCAAAACAGGTGAATTATGCGCCCTGTTCGGCCCCAATGGTACGGGCAAAACCACCTTGTTCAAGTGCTGCCTGAAATTTTTGAACCCGGACAGCGGAACGGTCCGGATCAACGGTAAAGATATCCGCAGGCTCCCCCCCAAACAGATGGCCCGTCTGGTGGCCTATGTGCCCCAGGCCCATCACTGTGCCTTTTCCTTTACAGCCGGCCAGATTGTCCTCATGGGCCGGACCCCGCATTTAAACCGCTTTTTTACCCCAGGCGCCAGGGACCGCAAGCTGGCAGACCATGCCATGCAGGTTTTGGACATCAGCCACCTTGCAGACACGGCTTTTAACCGGCTTTCCGGGGGGCAGCAGCAGATGGTGCTTATTGCCAGGGCCATTGCCCAGCAAACCGGGTTGATCTTTCTGGATGAACCGGCCGCAGCCCTGGATTTTAAAAACCAGATTCGTCTGTGGCAGACACTTCAACACATCGCTGAGCAGGGAACAGCCATTCTGGCCTGCACCCACGATCCCAACCATGTCTCCTGGTTCTGCCATTCCACGGTGGTTCTTGACAAGTCTCAACTGGTTGCCAAGGGGGCTCCCGGTCAGGTCATGACCCAAGAGATGATGGACCGTATCTATGGAGACACCTGTCAGGTCAAAGATTTCAACGGACTTAAAATTATGGTTCCCGGAACAGTGGACTCACAAACAACCAATGTTGTTGCATTCCCCGGGAACCGGAAAGGAATACATCGAAAATGA
- a CDS encoding iron ABC transporter permease has translation MTKFLAGPGILILALGMTGLCCIQIGTCHVPFPMVIKTILSHLVHWPDPATIPALNHTIIWDIRLPRTLLAMAVGVSLSVSGVVFQGCFRNPLVEPYVLGASSGAAFGAALGIVFPAFFLSVQIMAFVFSAVAVAMAYTMARTGPDTPVVTLVLSGIITGSVFAALVGLLKYLAQDTALREIVFWLMGGFYYAGWQEVRILFAVTVIGLGVIWSSGWQLNILSMGEEEAKSLGINPGRTQFILISLATLMTAAAVSATGIIAWVGLMIPHAARLVIGPDHRRVVPVSAILGAIYLIICDTLARTLTTAEIPIGIITSLVGAPYLFFLVRTRGGQIFGK, from the coding sequence ATGACTAAATTCCTGGCCGGACCAGGAATACTGATCCTTGCATTGGGCATGACAGGTCTGTGCTGCATCCAGATCGGCACCTGCCATGTGCCGTTTCCCATGGTGATCAAAACCATTCTGTCCCATCTGGTCCACTGGCCTGATCCGGCGACCATCCCCGCCCTGAACCACACCATCATCTGGGATATCCGCCTTCCCCGGACCCTTTTGGCCATGGCTGTGGGCGTGAGTCTCTCTGTTTCCGGCGTGGTGTTCCAGGGCTGTTTCAGAAACCCACTGGTGGAGCCCTATGTCCTGGGGGCCTCTTCGGGGGCGGCCTTTGGTGCGGCATTAGGCATTGTCTTTCCGGCATTTTTCCTCTCGGTTCAGATCATGGCTTTTGTGTTTTCAGCCGTGGCCGTGGCCATGGCCTATACCATGGCCCGAACCGGGCCGGATACCCCGGTGGTTACCCTGGTCCTTTCAGGTATTATTACCGGCTCGGTGTTCGCCGCCCTGGTGGGCTTGCTCAAATACCTGGCCCAGGATACGGCCCTCCGGGAAATTGTGTTCTGGCTTATGGGCGGGTTCTACTATGCCGGATGGCAGGAGGTCAGGATACTGTTTGCGGTAACAGTAATAGGACTTGGTGTTATCTGGTCTTCCGGGTGGCAACTCAATATACTGTCCATGGGCGAGGAAGAAGCCAAAAGTCTTGGCATCAATCCCGGCCGGACCCAATTTATCCTCATCAGCCTTGCCACCTTGATGACGGCAGCCGCGGTCTCGGCCACAGGCATCATTGCCTGGGTGGGCCTGATGATTCCCCATGCGGCCAGGCTTGTGATCGGCCCGGACCATCGCCGGGTGGTGCCGGTATCCGCCATCCTGGGCGCCATTTACCTTATTATCTGCGACACCCTGGCCCGGACATTGACAACGGCTGAAATTCCCATCGGCATCATCACCTCCCTTGTGGGCGCCCCCTATCTGTTTTTCCTGGTCAGAACCCGGGGCGGACAGATCTTTGGAAAATAA
- a CDS encoding protease modulator HflC gives MKYIISVSLVVVLLGVWLCTYTVSQSDYVVLTQFGKPVGTIHAPGLYFKRPGFLETVNRIEKRTHIFNTKPIQLLLGDKNPIIITCYICWRVKDPLLFFQSLLTSDIATQKLSDMVNSQMGNVLGEFKLDNIINIDPAQVKLDDLEHQISVNTNDSAMERYGVEVVEVGVRRLAYPGVVTEAVYNRMRSEREKEARKFRAEGREQATKIRAKADREAKEIMAKAFKESEILKGEGDQKALEIYAQAYEKDQSFFEFLKSMELYKEILDEKSTVIMSTDSDLFKRLKHLREEAGHE, from the coding sequence ATGAAATATATCATTTCCGTTTCACTGGTTGTTGTGCTTCTGGGCGTTTGGCTTTGCACATATACCGTGTCCCAATCAGATTATGTGGTGCTTACCCAGTTCGGTAAACCTGTTGGCACGATCCATGCGCCGGGTCTTTATTTCAAGCGTCCCGGGTTCCTTGAAACCGTGAACCGTATTGAAAAACGCACCCATATTTTCAATACCAAGCCCATACAGCTTTTGCTGGGAGATAAAAATCCCATCATCATCACCTGTTATATTTGCTGGCGGGTCAAAGATCCTTTACTGTTTTTTCAATCCCTTTTAACCAGCGACATTGCCACACAGAAATTGTCGGACATGGTCAATTCCCAAATGGGCAATGTCCTGGGGGAATTTAAACTGGACAATATCATTAATATTGACCCGGCCCAGGTGAAACTTGACGATCTTGAACATCAGATTTCAGTGAATACCAATGATAGTGCCATGGAACGATATGGTGTTGAGGTGGTTGAGGTCGGGGTCCGGCGCCTGGCCTATCCCGGTGTGGTTACGGAGGCCGTATACAACCGCATGCGGTCTGAAAGGGAAAAGGAGGCCAGAAAATTCAGGGCTGAAGGCCGGGAACAGGCCACAAAGATCCGGGCCAAGGCAGACCGTGAGGCCAAAGAAATTATGGCAAAAGCCTTTAAGGAGTCTGAAATACTCAAAGGGGAAGGAGATCAGAAGGCATTGGAAATTTATGCCCAAGCCTATGAAAAGGACCAGTCGTTTTTTGAGTTTCTTAAATCCATGGAGCTTTATAAAGAGATCTTGGATGAAAAAAGCACGGTGATCATGTCAACGGATTCAGACCTTTTTAAACGGCTGAAACATTTGCGGGAAGAGGCCGGCCATGAATGA
- a CDS encoding diguanylate cyclase, which translates to MRKKHLYHSLEYKQWIIEKTLESLYDNAPSSVIGSFAVFVVLSWLLWTQIYSLSLLCWSIAGILIFVLRLAVWFGYKQKKDKLPPKFWLNSYRLMTLSSGILNGIAMWLFFDDFPAEYQQLFCLSVAGLSAAASGTHAVDLPTFLLFMLSSCLLAITKLIFHGGTTYIALSIMFILYVLVMGKAGQNNNKALLSNFKLTYSMHYRATHDLLVDLLNRTEFENLFALNTPLTHHGVAILFLDLDNFKPLNDTLGHQAGDRALKQVADIMVKALRSDDPVARIGGDEFVTFLFLDDVNEAKKIADNILQRIQEMSFPGKHNYAGLSASIGIAFHHNNKVKYSQLLHTADSACYKSKERGKNQVTVILVKDNA; encoded by the coding sequence ATGAGAAAAAAGCATTTATATCACAGCCTGGAATATAAACAATGGATTATTGAAAAAACACTGGAGTCTTTGTATGATAATGCACCAAGCTCTGTAATTGGCAGTTTTGCAGTATTTGTGGTTCTTTCTTGGCTTCTATGGACTCAAATCTATTCACTATCATTATTATGCTGGTCGATTGCAGGAATTTTGATTTTTGTCTTAAGATTGGCGGTTTGGTTTGGATATAAGCAAAAAAAAGACAAATTGCCACCCAAGTTCTGGCTCAATAGTTATCGTCTAATGACACTTAGTTCCGGAATTTTAAATGGCATAGCCATGTGGTTATTTTTTGACGATTTCCCTGCCGAATATCAACAATTATTCTGTCTTTCTGTTGCCGGTTTGAGTGCAGCCGCGTCTGGGACCCATGCGGTTGATTTACCGACATTCCTGCTGTTTATGCTATCCTCATGTTTATTGGCAATCACAAAATTAATATTCCATGGCGGAACCACATACATTGCCCTTTCCATTATGTTTATACTCTATGTATTGGTAATGGGAAAAGCCGGTCAGAACAACAACAAAGCGCTTCTTAGCAATTTTAAGCTGACCTATAGCATGCATTACCGAGCCACTCATGATCTTCTTGTAGATTTACTGAACCGGACTGAATTTGAAAATCTTTTTGCACTGAATACACCTTTGACCCATCATGGTGTTGCCATTCTATTCCTTGATCTTGATAACTTCAAACCCTTAAACGACACCCTGGGGCATCAGGCAGGAGACCGGGCGTTGAAACAGGTGGCGGATATTATGGTAAAAGCGCTCAGGTCAGATGATCCTGTAGCCCGCATAGGTGGAGATGAATTCGTAACATTTCTTTTCCTGGACGATGTTAACGAAGCTAAAAAAATTGCTGACAATATCCTTCAAAGAATCCAAGAAATGTCCTTTCCTGGGAAACATAATTATGCCGGCCTGAGTGCAAGTATCGGCATCGCCTTTCACCACAATAACAAGGTGAAGTATTCACAACTATTGCACACTGCCGATTCCGCCTGCTACAAAAGCAAAGAACGGGGAAAAAATCAGGTAACTGTCATACTTGTAAAAGACAATGCTTAG
- a CDS encoding ABC transporter substrate-binding protein: MRFSVKQILTTVMVMVALAWMINPSWAGKKDTFTITDFEGRQVEIPTRISRVVTISDGMIAGIMTSLGQAEKIVGIGSSCLPKIWEYDIPSGTGGAHEYREGMNPVFFLNPFLANLPLVSKFGSGINFESIANLAPDVVIVRTGSCSLCASKDILAKNIRLLASLGTPLVVLHGPNTFDRPDISTLSREIELLGEVFQKQARAKEVADFLLASVNDIKARTADIPPDKQKRVLMLGLSPTARENGGAGHVKGKGTIQTYLLNEFAHARNAFSGTGAWNILNAEQLIAMDPDLITLVTAWGYHPPEELYEAPYYKNLRHMRAVKNKAVTALPWSPCNCEKRLEYPIDVMVMARAAYPERFTDIDFCDWLHQFYMTVYGITRDTATQLVSCQWMDWACKGDNR, translated from the coding sequence ATGAGATTTTCCGTCAAACAAATTTTAACCACGGTTATGGTCATGGTGGCGTTAGCATGGATGATCAACCCATCATGGGCCGGGAAAAAAGACACGTTCACCATCACCGATTTTGAAGGCCGGCAGGTTGAGATCCCAACACGAATCAGCCGGGTAGTCACCATCAGTGACGGCATGATTGCAGGCATCATGACCAGCCTGGGCCAGGCAGAAAAAATCGTAGGCATCGGCTCGTCCTGTCTGCCCAAAATCTGGGAATACGATATACCGTCCGGCACCGGTGGCGCCCATGAATACAGGGAGGGCATGAACCCGGTATTTTTTTTAAATCCATTTTTAGCGAATCTGCCCCTGGTCAGCAAGTTTGGTTCAGGCATCAATTTTGAGAGCATTGCAAACCTGGCACCGGACGTGGTCATTGTACGCACAGGATCCTGTTCCCTATGCGCGTCAAAGGATATTCTTGCCAAAAACATCCGGCTTCTGGCATCCCTGGGTACGCCCTTAGTGGTGCTGCATGGGCCCAACACCTTTGACCGGCCGGACATCAGCACGCTAAGCCGGGAAATCGAACTGTTGGGCGAAGTTTTTCAAAAACAGGCCCGGGCAAAAGAAGTAGCGGACTTTCTTCTGGCATCGGTCAACGACATTAAAGCCCGCACAGCAGATATCCCGCCGGATAAACAAAAACGGGTGCTGATGCTTGGGCTTTCCCCCACGGCCCGGGAAAACGGTGGTGCCGGGCACGTCAAGGGGAAGGGGACGATCCAGACCTATCTTCTTAACGAATTTGCCCATGCCCGAAACGCATTTTCAGGCACAGGTGCCTGGAATATTCTTAATGCCGAACAGCTCATTGCCATGGACCCGGACCTTATTACCCTGGTTACAGCCTGGGGATATCATCCGCCCGAGGAATTGTATGAGGCCCCATACTATAAAAACCTGCGTCACATGCGGGCCGTAAAAAACAAAGCCGTCACCGCGCTTCCCTGGTCCCCCTGTAATTGTGAAAAACGCCTGGAATACCCCATTGACGTCATGGTCATGGCCAGGGCCGCATACCCGGAACGTTTCACGGACATTGATTTTTGCGACTGGCTTCACCAATTTTATATGACGGTTTACGGGATAACCCGGGATACGGCCACCCAGCTTGTATCCTGTCAGTGGATGGACTGGGCCTGTAAAGGAGACAATAGATGA
- a CDS encoding TonB-dependent receptor has product MTHRYSSYFLIYTLLVFLAVPPLTMADETDDSATGATILEDITITDRPIIQGNQTDIYGSTKTVITQEQINDLNAQDLETALKMTPGVSMSRYNPIGSFGGADGGGVFIRGMGSSRPGAEIKTMVDWTPMYMSVWNHPLLDLMSTDSSQAIEVYKSPQPQYFGNAVGVINIVPKRLTTPGFHTYAEAAVGSHGTHIAKTEHGGNINGWDYYLGGGLKESNGHRDHAEGELKNIYGRIGRQLSDHWDLSIFAMANDNWANDPGGEGADPSERLGRYETRVWMGTATLSHEYETAKGEIKLYRSAGEGDWLDQPTNTAGVTEDLFNDFLFYGVRVKETLALGNGMSLLAGADWDYTEGDYTQEYSDGTSDEWDGENFDILAPYAAFSWQIGVGNGITITPSFGARLYSHSQYSDELAPHAGLTASFGRFEAHMGYSRGVVYPGLEVAVMSQDVLPALGDSWKDLEPETVDHYEIGFSVSPTRQTLLDLILFYEDGNDRYVIVPFANGVMPHYDNVEEFTIKGLEATATWQPDSNFSIFAGVTLLDTDPGDLPYAPDVSFSTGFSLRFLERFKLSLNASYISSMHVSSQVRKKDDDNNTTVDDFFIVDAKITYDLDLKGADYKIKLFLAGENLTDQNYEYQSGYPMPGINCMAGIRFEM; this is encoded by the coding sequence ATGACCCATCGTTATTCCAGTTATTTTCTGATTTATACCCTGTTGGTCTTTCTGGCAGTGCCGCCCCTAACCATGGCCGACGAGACCGATGACAGCGCTACAGGCGCGACAATCCTTGAAGATATCACCATCACGGACCGGCCCATTATACAGGGAAATCAGACCGACATTTACGGCAGCACAAAAACGGTGATTACCCAGGAGCAGATCAATGACCTCAATGCCCAGGACCTTGAAACCGCCCTTAAAATGACGCCGGGTGTCAGCATGTCCAGATACAATCCCATCGGCTCATTCGGCGGGGCTGACGGCGGCGGGGTCTTCATCCGGGGCATGGGGTCGAGCCGCCCGGGGGCAGAAATCAAAACCATGGTGGACTGGACGCCCATGTATATGAGTGTATGGAACCATCCTTTACTGGACCTGATGTCCACAGACTCTTCCCAGGCCATTGAGGTGTATAAAAGCCCCCAGCCCCAGTATTTCGGCAATGCCGTGGGGGTGATCAACATTGTGCCGAAACGGTTAACCACGCCGGGATTCCACACCTATGCCGAAGCTGCGGTGGGAAGCCACGGCACCCACATTGCCAAAACCGAACATGGGGGCAATATCAATGGCTGGGACTATTATCTTGGCGGGGGCCTGAAGGAATCCAACGGCCACCGGGACCATGCCGAAGGTGAACTGAAAAATATTTATGGCCGTATCGGACGGCAATTGTCCGACCACTGGGACTTGAGTATTTTCGCTATGGCAAATGACAACTGGGCCAATGATCCGGGGGGGGAAGGTGCTGATCCTTCCGAGCGCCTGGGCCGCTATGAAACCCGTGTCTGGATGGGGACCGCCACCCTGTCCCATGAATACGAAACCGCCAAAGGAGAAATTAAATTGTACCGCAGTGCCGGAGAAGGCGACTGGCTGGATCAGCCCACGAACACAGCCGGTGTCACCGAAGACCTGTTTAATGATTTTCTTTTCTACGGTGTCCGGGTCAAAGAGACCCTGGCATTGGGCAACGGCATGTCGCTTCTGGCCGGTGCGGACTGGGATTATACCGAAGGGGATTATACCCAGGAGTACAGTGACGGCACGTCAGATGAATGGGACGGGGAAAACTTCGACATCCTGGCACCCTATGCAGCGTTCAGCTGGCAGATCGGGGTGGGTAACGGTATCACCATCACCCCGTCGTTCGGTGCCAGACTTTATTCCCACAGCCAGTACTCGGATGAATTGGCACCCCATGCCGGACTGACCGCATCTTTTGGGCGGTTTGAAGCCCACATGGGATATTCCCGTGGTGTGGTGTATCCCGGACTTGAGGTGGCGGTCATGAGTCAGGATGTCCTGCCCGCTCTCGGAGATTCCTGGAAGGACCTGGAACCGGAAACCGTAGACCACTACGAAATAGGGTTCTCCGTCTCCCCCACCCGCCAAACCCTGCTGGATCTGATCTTGTTTTATGAAGACGGTAATGACCGCTACGTGATAGTTCCTTTTGCCAACGGGGTTATGCCCCATTACGACAACGTGGAAGAATTTACCATCAAAGGCCTTGAAGCCACGGCTACCTGGCAACCGGATTCCAATTTTTCCATATTTGCCGGTGTTACCCTTCTTGACACGGACCCCGGGGACTTACCCTATGCACCGGATGTCTCCTTCAGCACAGGTTTTTCCCTGCGGTTTCTTGAACGATTCAAACTCAGCCTCAATGCCTCCTATATCTCATCTATGCATGTCAGCTCCCAGGTGAGAAAAAAAGATGATGATAACAATACCACCGTGGATGATTTTTTCATTGTGGACGCAAAAATCACCTATGATTTGGATCTGAAAGGGGCCGACTATAAAATCAAACTGTTCCTGGCCGGTGAAAACCTGACCGACCAAAATTACGAATACCAGTCGGGCTATCCCATGCCGGGCATTAATTGCATGGCAGGTATCCGGTTCGAGATGTAA
- the hflK gene encoding FtsH protease activity modulator HflK, producing the protein MTEERQLQQQTKWSNALKTAMIVLGVNIVLTVMKFVVYRLSDSLAVLAEAWHSFTDIATSALVFMAILIPRVYRENSAGSAWDANGVKPVSRLEIAVSIFIGMLLLSVSCLVFNKVMTPQAIVIRNPLLSGIIFIVFSIGSFLVSSFETQVGKHQASLGLVSDGMHAKADMFASLLTGFSLILYAMGINVDKWMAAAIGVILFCLAMDTFVNAYRVYRDKNGDALHSYRFLSAFLSVFTLKNLNRLPVGHHWVVSKRTYKILITVSLGVLLMLYASTVFYTVSANQAAVVERFGKPLGHGKPFQPGLHFKLPWPVDRVIKVSSTRIEKISIGNVSLLDTNAYLWTLKHGSEEAFLTGDNNFFYPYIILHYKISDPYQYLYNYSDPQKLLDDIGHSVAVSLFARESFYDIATRRRAGLQKKMKLDIQAALDRHGSGIELLGVNFRDIHPPISIARSFENVIAGFQEKQELINQAIGYANSVVPESRGKAENQVQTAAGEKVMRLRKAQGEARRFALRLPDTQTRKQISMSRIYQETMKDALKNKTKIIVDPDAGTPDIWMNVDNDYFD; encoded by the coding sequence ATGACAGAAGAGCGCCAATTGCAGCAACAGACAAAATGGTCAAATGCCCTTAAAACCGCGATGATTGTCCTGGGCGTCAATATTGTTCTGACGGTAATGAAATTTGTTGTCTACCGGCTGTCGGATAGTCTTGCCGTGCTTGCCGAAGCCTGGCACAGTTTTACGGATATCGCCACAAGTGCACTAGTTTTTATGGCCATTTTAATACCCCGTGTATACAGAGAGAACAGCGCCGGCAGCGCATGGGATGCCAATGGTGTGAAACCGGTCAGCCGCCTGGAGATTGCTGTTTCCATTTTCATTGGCATGCTGCTTTTATCGGTCTCCTGCCTGGTTTTCAACAAAGTGATGACACCCCAGGCCATTGTCATACGAAATCCGCTTTTATCCGGTATTATTTTTATTGTGTTTTCCATTGGATCTTTTCTTGTCTCCAGTTTTGAAACCCAGGTGGGTAAACATCAGGCCTCTTTAGGGTTGGTTTCGGACGGGATGCATGCAAAAGCGGATATGTTTGCCTCCCTGCTCACCGGATTCAGTCTGATTCTCTATGCCATGGGAATCAATGTTGATAAGTGGATGGCTGCCGCCATTGGGGTGATTCTTTTCTGTCTTGCCATGGATACCTTTGTTAATGCATACCGGGTTTACCGGGACAAAAACGGGGACGCCTTACATTCATATCGTTTTTTGTCCGCATTTTTAAGCGTGTTCACCCTAAAAAATTTAAACCGTCTGCCTGTCGGGCACCATTGGGTTGTTTCGAAGCGTACATATAAAATTTTGATAACGGTATCCCTTGGCGTGCTTCTGATGCTGTACGCATCCACTGTGTTTTATACGGTATCTGCAAACCAAGCAGCTGTTGTTGAGCGTTTCGGAAAGCCCTTGGGCCATGGAAAACCCTTTCAGCCGGGATTGCACTTCAAGCTTCCCTGGCCCGTGGACCGAGTCATTAAAGTGTCATCTACCAGGATTGAAAAGATAAGTATCGGCAATGTCAGTCTGTTAGATACAAATGCCTATCTGTGGACCCTTAAACACGGCAGTGAAGAGGCTTTTTTAACCGGGGACAATAATTTTTTCTACCCTTATATTATTCTTCACTACAAAATCAGTGATCCCTATCAGTACCTGTATAATTATTCAGATCCCCAAAAGCTGCTCGATGACATCGGGCACAGTGTGGCGGTCTCTCTTTTTGCCCGGGAATCCTTTTACGATATCGCTACCAGGCGCCGGGCCGGGCTCCAGAAAAAGATGAAGCTGGATATCCAGGCTGCTTTGGACCGGCATGGCAGCGGGATTGAACTGCTTGGGGTCAACTTCAGGGATATACACCCCCCCATCTCCATTGCCCGGTCCTTTGAAAATGTGATTGCCGGGTTCCAGGAAAAGCAGGAGTTGATCAATCAAGCCATTGGGTATGCCAACAGCGTGGTTCCAGAGTCCAGGGGGAAGGCTGAAAATCAGGTCCAGACCGCGGCCGGGGAAAAAGTTATGCGGTTACGCAAAGCCCAGGGAGAGGCCCGGCGCTTCGCGCTTCGGCTGCCTGACACCCAGACCCGGAAACAGATTTCCATGTCACGTATTTATCAGGAGACCATGAAAGATGCGCTTAAAAATAAAACAAAAATTATTGTGGATCCCGATGCCGGCACGCCGGATATCTGGATGAATGTTGACAATGACTATTTTGACTGA
- a CDS encoding class I SAM-dependent methyltransferase produces MNSLYEQRKDFFNQRAADWLDNHYKNLETNRHDLYADRLRSIVSFLALGPDNRVLDTGCGSGVLVPYLLEHLSSAGRLIEMDFSDQMIKANQKLHTDERISFTCCDAAQMEFEAQSLDAVVCFAAFPHFSDPEQVIQRISTSLKSRGRLVIGHLMSSAQLAEHHHSHTPVSQDRLPAKETMFQWITDCGLDIEAFKDEPGLYLLAAVKP; encoded by the coding sequence ATGAATTCATTGTATGAACAGCGAAAAGATTTTTTTAACCAGCGGGCCGCCGACTGGCTGGACAATCACTACAAAAACCTGGAGACGAACCGGCATGACCTGTATGCAGACCGGCTTCGGTCCATCGTCTCCTTTCTTGCCCTTGGCCCGGACAACCGGGTTTTGGATACAGGTTGCGGTTCCGGGGTGCTGGTGCCCTATCTTCTTGAGCATCTCTCCTCTGCGGGCCGTTTGATAGAGATGGATTTTTCAGACCAAATGATCAAAGCAAACCAAAAACTTCATACAGATGAACGAATCAGTTTTACCTGTTGTGATGCTGCACAAATGGAATTTGAAGCACAAAGCCTGGATGCCGTGGTCTGCTTTGCCGCCTTTCCCCATTTTAGTGACCCCGAACAGGTGATTCAGCGCATATCGACCAGTCTAAAATCAAGAGGACGCCTGGTGATCGGTCACCTGATGTCGTCTGCCCAACTGGCTGAGCACCATCATTCCCATACACCGGTCAGCCAGGACCGGCTGCCGGCAAAAGAGACCATGTTCCAATGGATCACCGACTGCGGCCTTGACATTGAGGCATTTAAAGATGAACCCGGCCTTTACCTGCTGGCAGCAGTAAAACCCTAA